CCTGGAAGAACTTCCCCTGCTTgagctttccttttcttcaaactTGCAAACTCCAGGGCCAGGactgttcattttttttgtatctatttctaGCATTTAACAGTGGATACttagtaggtggttaataaatgcttgttgattgatggcTAGTAAGTACAACTCAGGCTATAACCTGCATCATGGGAGAACATTTCTCCATGCTGACAAAATCACACTCTCTTTAAATATATGAAGGAGGGAGACTTTTTTGAGCTGGGATATATATTAGAATGGGCTGAGGGAAGATTGGATGTTAGTCTAGGCTCAAGGTGATAAGGGCTTAACATAGGTATTAGCATTGCGACTAGACAATGACTCAAGAATTAAAATTTAGAACAATAAGAGCTGTTCAAAATCACAATTGTTTTATCTTCAGAAGTAGTGACCTAATCTGATCACTGAAGGCTTTCTAGTAGGTGGAGGACCCCTATCagggaggaggaaataaatactttttaaatgcctactatttgctgggtattgtgctaagtgctttcatttatttatgtatttattttgctgaggcaattggaattaagtgacttgcccagggtcacacagctagttacaTGCTTTTATAAAAATTGTCTCATTCAATCCTCAAAAATCCTGTGAAATAGGTACTCTTATATCCATtgaacaattgaggaaactgagataggcagaggttaaatgacttcccaagatcatacagccagtaagGGATGTCAGAAAGGTTCTATGCCTCAGAAATGGCTAGACTCTCCGATGAATTTGCTTTGTTATGGCTCTGGGAAATCTGTAATTCTATAAAGCTGGAAAAGAGTATTGGATGGGAAAGACAGCTAAATGTTTTGAGTAGGAAATACTTGGTCAGGTGGTTGAATGTTGTCAAAGCACTTCTACCCCAGACAGTTTCAAGAAAGGGCAGACCCTCCTGCCCCAACTCCTGTCAGTGTTCTAAGGGCAAGAAGATGGATGAGGTCATCTCAAAATAGCCATAGAGAATGTCAAAAGGTTAATTCTTGCTGCTTTCATTAGTCTTTAATTTAGTTTAACTTTGCCATTATTCAAtggtagagaagggaaggggtaTATGCAGGAAACCCCTCTGAGTCCAAAGCCCTTCCCTCTAGCTGTGGGTGGGTAGCCATTTCCTCTGCGTGCAGCAGGAGAGGAAAACTAGAGCCCAAGATCCCAGCTGACTGTGCTAGGTTTGGCTCCTTTCTGGATAttacaaatgcagaaaaaagcacAGAATTGCCACTGGACTTTATTGGAGCCTTTGTGGATTGTGGATTGTGCTAGGAGTTCTGTCCCTTTTATCTGCAGTggtctttaaaaatacaaaaagttgGTAGAGGGGGAAAGGGTAGGATTTTGACAAagcagggaaggggaaaaaggtcCACAGGATTAGTCCCCTTCCAGGTAGACATACCCCTCACAGCCTCTAAGTCAAGTGATTAGGAATGGGGCAGATACACTGGGAGCACAGAAGACTCTCCAGAGGAATCAAGTGAAAGGAAGCCTTCATCATGGATAAGGGCAAGCAGCAGTCACAATGGCAGCTAGGGATGAGGCAAGGGGAAGATGGAGTGAATAGGAGAGGACTCTTGCAGAGATCAGTGAGGCCTCCTTTGCAGGAGTCATTGGGAGTGTTGGCTGGGGGAAGAAAAGGTGGGGTCACTTGGATTTGGCAGGTGGGGCTTCCTGGGCACTGAGGGAATGGACCAGCCAAGGCACTAAGGCTGTGACCAGGCAGGGCCAAAGAGTAAATTTCAGAAAGTTGAAGATGTAGAAGAGACTGAGCTGGGGTGGGTTGCCCAGCCAGTTAAGGAGCCCCAACAGCCCTAGAACCAACACGAGGCAAGCAGCTTGCTGTAGGATTCCCAACCGTGCCCGCTTCACTTGAGCATAGAAAGGTGAGTGCAAGGCAATGCCCAGGCCCAGGGCAGCTCCAGAATCCCGACTTAGGGAAGCAAAAGGTCGAGTTTCCATGTGTAGCCACTCTGGACGCTCACACCATTTGGAAGCCAAGTGAATAGACCTAAGGAAGACCAGGAAACTTTGtagaaaagttattttcctttagaCGGGGGCACTCTGGGGCTCCTTTCCCATATAATCCTTTAGCTAGGATTATATGCcatagaaaaataactttttctctACAGGTCTACTGCAGTTTTCTAGGGAACCCAGAAGCTTGAGATGATGGCTAAGGTCATCATCACATGGATGCCTCAGGAGGACAGGATGGAGCAAGAACTTACCAAGTCAGGTCTATTCCCAGGGAGATAAGGCTCCAATAAATAAGGCTGGCACCCAGCAGAAGTGCCAGTGCTGTTAATCCATAAAAGCTGACTGGCCGATCAACAGGCACCCGTGGAGTCATCAACCATCCCAGGAGAGCACCTATTGGGAAGGGGTATGGAAACAATTTCAAGGAATTTGAGGGTGCAGTTCCTGGACCAAAGATCACTATGGAAGAGAGGACACAATGGAGACTTTGGGGTGGAGAGGTGAAGGGCTAGGGTGGGCCAAGGGTAGCTATGGGAGAGAAGGCACAGGGAAGGTTTGGGGTGAGTCAAAATTTCCTGTCTTTGGCTTTCTCATTCTGGAGGGAAGTACCCCTGTCCACCCTCCCGTGGCTCACCAGCTATCAGGCCACCTAACACCTGGTGGGGGAAGTGTGCAAGGATGAAGATCCGAGAAAGTCCTATTGCCAAGAGAAATGTGCTGTAAGCCAGGCTGGGCATCAACTTCATCCAGTgcctagagaaggaaaaagacaagtaGGTGGGGATGGGCACTCAATTATTTTGAACAAGAGAAGATTTGAAAAGACATAATAGCTATGACATGGAAGACGTATTAGACTTTCTGTTTGAATATGGAAATCAGAATTAAGAACAATGGCTGGAAGATAGAGAGAAATCTTTAGACTTGACATATgggaaaatttcctaacaattagagtaaCCCCAAAGTGGAATAGGCTGCCTCTGAAAATAGGGAGTTCTCCACTCATGATTTTAAAGTGAAGAGTCATGGACCATTTTCAGGGATGTGATAGAAGAGATAAATGGCTTTTCAAGTCTCTATCAAAACAAATTATGTCAAATCGTTTTCATCTTATTATATGATTATCTGGCTAAGCAACACCAGTGATTTGGCTCCCTGTCTCCTTAATGATATGGACACTATCCCTTCTCCCATGCCTATGGAGAGAAATAGAGCAATGGAGCTCTATGGAGAGCTCTCTTGGACTCACCTTCGACTTCGCTTTGCAATCTGGCTTGAGATGGCGACCATGATGGGCCAAAGGGCAGCTCCTGTGATCATGCAGTGGCCTGAGGGACTACCTGCCAGGAAATATAGTCACTTGTGATGGTGGTAATGATGgtggtgggtgtgtgtgtgtataggagtTTTAGGGGGAAACAAGTTAGAGTAACATGAAGAGTTTGGGCATTCATGGTGTTTAGGGGGCCAGATGCCTTCTTGGGTTCAAGTAGAATATCCTTAACTAATAATCCTTTCAAGTTTCCTTTCCCTAAAAGTTATAGCCTCCCTTTTTCTGGAAGTGGGAGGGGGCAGGCTGTTGAGTACAAAGGTGGCAGACAAGGGTTATTTGATCCTTTGGGCCTTCCTTCTCACTTAATGCCTTAGGTAGGCCTTCCTATGCAGTCTTTGTCATCTTCTCCTTGTAGAACATGACTAATAGACAATTAGACATATTAGGATAGGGTAACCTTCATTTTGTATCAACATATCAACCAACCcaatgttttttacttttttattttctgattttataaCTGAGAGAGAAGAAGCATTAAATCCTGCAAGACTTTACAGACTGGAAAGGGCTTTAAGATCATCAATGTGTCTAGAAAGGGAATGGGATAATACAAGAGAATACTTGTATTCTTCCGTATTAGGAGGATCACCTACCTGGCCCAGTTTCACAAGATACAGGGAATTGGTGAACCTGGGCAGGTGTTTCACTATAGTATCCCGATTCATGAACCCACCAAAAGGGCCGTTCTCCAAAAAGGAACCTGGAGGAGAATAGGAGGCAGTGAAATTTTCCATTCCTTCAACCCCTCCCCTACCTTGGCCTAAGAAAGACAGGGAAAGCTTGCAGAAGAGGTACTCTTCAAAAAAGAGGTACCCTCTAATTCTACCTCCAACACCCCAAGTCTTATTTTAGGTTCAGTTATAATTGTCACTGTATATCCTGCAGGGGAACAcaagtttccccccccccacttcacATGCTTCAATTCTTTtctggaaaaatagggaaatgtatATTCTTTTTGCATAGAGGAATGGAGGGGTTTTTGTCCCTTGACTTTGAGATCTTTTCAAAAGCACTTTTTAatcctttataatcttatttttgatctcatcactcaactgaaattaCTCTTTCTAAAGTTCTCACTTCTTTCTCAGAAAATAGAGCAAAGGAAGAACAAATCAGGATGATAGGGAGTTTTATGgtgtgggaatagggaagactatTTTCTTAGTGTAATAAGAGGTGAGGTCCCCTGCTGggcctatagtcaggaagactcatctttctgaatacaaatctggccagacatttacttgctgtgtgctcctgggtaagtcacttaaccctgtttgcctcagccctcatctgtaaaataagctagagaggAAATGTACCactctggtatttttgccaagaaaacctcaaatggggtcatgaagagtcagacatgactgaaaaacaaaacaagtaacaGAAAGAGAAGACAATATTTGGATCCTGTATAGGATATGAGCATTCATCATAGATTAATAAAAAGATAGCAGTGAGGGTCCAGTTAAGATAATATAGGCTTATGGTGAACCTGAGGGACATGGTTATATACCTTTCTCACACAACATTCAGTAGCTTGGGAGTAGGGACAGAGAAGAATGATGGTGGGGATAGCTGAGGGTGGGGATTCAGCGTGACTTAAGCAGTTATAAGTATGGCACCTAGGAAGgtctggatctggaatcaggaaagtgagttcaaattcatctcaaacacttactagctgggtgacactGAACAAATCACGTAACCTCTCTCTTGGCCTttgttttctcaactgcaaaatgggaataataataactacctttcagggttgttgtgaggataagatgaaaaattatttgtaaagtgccttgcATTTTACACT
The Sminthopsis crassicaudata isolate SCR6 chromosome 4, ASM4859323v1, whole genome shotgun sequence genome window above contains:
- the G6PC3 gene encoding glucose-6-phosphatase 3 isoform X1, with translation MSEKESDGGLRKAPSSTPFPSEAAFPSSAQGRLQSRGFLPWSRPWEWASWWPRRYRDSCPGWRTSGSGSPSWATPSASSFSTSPWPTTPAATWASPCCGSACSPSGSTSSPSGSPSGHCMITGAALWPIMVAISSQIAKRSRRHWMKLMPSLAYSTFLLAIGLSRIFILAHFPHQVLGGLIAGALLGWLMTPRVPVDRPVSFYGLTALALLLGASLIYWSLISLGIDLTWSIHLASKWCERPEWLHMETRPFASLSRDSGAALGLGIALHSPFYAQVKRARLGILQQAACLVLVLGLLGLLNWLGNPPQLSLFYIFNFLKFTLWPCLVTALVPWLVHSLSAQEAPPAKSK
- the G6PC3 gene encoding glucose-6-phosphatase 3 isoform X2; protein product: MESALGVGIVVAEALQRQLPWLEDVWLWVTFLGDPKCVFFFYFPLAYYACGHVGISVLWICLLSEWLNLISKWFLFGERPFWWVHESGYYSETPAQVHQFPVSCETGPGSPSGHCMITGAALWPIMVAISSQIAKRSRRHWMKLMPSLAYSTFLLAIGLSRIFILAHFPHQVLGGLIAGALLGWLMTPRVPVDRPVSFYGLTALALLLGASLIYWSLISLGIDLTWSIHLASKWCERPEWLHMETRPFASLSRDSGAALGLGIALHSPFYAQVKRARLGILQQAACLVLVLGLLGLLNWLGNPPQLSLFYIFNFLKFTLWPCLVTALVPWLVHSLSAQEAPPAKSK